In one window of Streptomyces sp. NBC_01224 DNA:
- a CDS encoding FAD-binding and (Fe-S)-binding domain-containing protein: protein MAAHRKPPESVALAQALSAAVRGEVDFGPTARALTTMDASNYRRVPLGVVTPRDADDVAAALAVCRSHAVPVVPRGGGTSIAGQATGTGVVLDLTRHMRKIVELDAESRTAVVQPGVILDDLRTAAAPHGLTFGPDPSTHSRCTLGGMIGNNSCGAHSVAWGTTADNVLALTVARYGGDTLRLGRAGEAEPPTGPTGLIGLPELIGENLALLRTGFPELPRRISGYALDALLPERGTDLVRAFCGSEGTLGVVTEATVRLVEAPAARALAVLAYADESAAAEAACGLLPFHPLTVEGMAADLVREPAGLPRGGAWLFVETGGATPAEARAHAERILRAADAPAGMVVTDPAGQRALWRIREDAAGTATRMPDGTEAWPGWEDCAVPPARLGPYLRDFRALLAAHGLRGTPYGHFGDGCIHVRINFDLLDPEGVVRFRRFSEELADLVVAHGGSLSGEHGDGQARAELLPRMYGDELVALFARFKNIWDPYGGMNPGILTHPARIDENLRFEVLPKRPVDVTFGYPHDGGDFSAAVRRCVGVAKCRTAEPAGAGVMCPSFRATGEEAHSTRGRARLLHEMLAGEVITDGWRSTEVRDALDLCLSCKGCRSDCPVGVDMATYKAEFLHHHYRGRLRPAAHYAMGRLPVWLRAAAPFAPALNALARVRPLAALAKRLAGIAPERTLPVLARETFTRWVRRHRGREAVIPPGDRAVGLWPDTFTNHLSPEVGRAAVRVLEAAGRRPLLPGRGLCCGLTYVSTGQLDKARRVMRRTLDRMGVHLGDPLVVLEPSCAATLRTDLPELLPDDPRAAELARSVRTLAQYLEEYAPDWQPPRLDRPATGQTHCHQHAVLGDTADRRLRERAGLTGELNGGCCGLAGNFGFERGHWAVSAACAEEALLPSVRAAEPGTEFLADGFSCRTQLEQLGGVRARHLAEVLAEGLPPELGTSCG, encoded by the coding sequence ATGGCCGCACATCGCAAACCGCCGGAATCCGTCGCACTCGCACAGGCCCTGAGCGCCGCGGTCCGCGGAGAGGTCGACTTCGGCCCCACCGCAAGGGCGTTGACGACGATGGACGCCTCCAACTACCGCCGCGTACCGCTCGGCGTCGTCACCCCGCGCGACGCCGACGACGTGGCCGCCGCGCTCGCCGTCTGCCGTTCACACGCCGTGCCCGTGGTCCCGCGCGGCGGCGGCACCTCCATCGCCGGTCAGGCCACCGGCACCGGTGTCGTCCTCGACCTCACCCGCCATATGCGGAAGATCGTCGAGCTGGACGCCGAATCCCGTACAGCGGTCGTCCAGCCGGGCGTGATCCTGGACGACCTGCGCACCGCCGCCGCCCCGCACGGCCTCACCTTCGGCCCCGACCCCTCCACGCACAGCCGCTGCACGCTGGGCGGCATGATCGGCAACAACTCCTGCGGCGCGCACTCGGTCGCGTGGGGCACCACGGCCGACAATGTGCTCGCCCTGACCGTGGCCCGCTACGGCGGCGACACGCTGCGTCTGGGCCGGGCAGGGGAGGCCGAACCCCCCACCGGACCCACTGGACTCATCGGACTCCCCGAACTCATCGGCGAGAACCTCGCCCTCCTGCGCACCGGTTTCCCCGAGCTCCCGCGCCGTATCTCCGGATACGCCCTGGACGCACTCCTGCCCGAGCGCGGAACCGACCTCGTCCGCGCCTTCTGCGGCAGCGAGGGCACACTCGGTGTGGTGACGGAGGCGACCGTACGACTGGTCGAGGCACCGGCGGCCCGCGCGCTCGCCGTACTCGCATACGCCGACGAGTCCGCGGCCGCCGAAGCCGCCTGCGGCCTGCTTCCGTTCCACCCCCTGACCGTGGAGGGCATGGCCGCCGATCTCGTGCGGGAACCGGCCGGGCTGCCGCGCGGAGGCGCCTGGCTCTTCGTCGAGACCGGCGGCGCCACCCCGGCCGAGGCGCGGGCGCACGCCGAGCGCATCCTCCGTGCGGCCGACGCGCCGGCCGGCATGGTCGTCACCGACCCGGCCGGACAGCGGGCCCTGTGGCGCATCCGCGAGGACGCCGCCGGCACCGCCACGCGGATGCCGGACGGCACGGAGGCCTGGCCCGGCTGGGAGGACTGCGCCGTACCGCCCGCCCGCCTCGGCCCGTACCTCCGCGACTTCCGTGCCCTGCTCGCCGCCCACGGGCTGCGCGGCACCCCGTACGGGCACTTCGGCGACGGCTGCATCCACGTCCGGATCAACTTCGACCTGCTGGACCCCGAGGGAGTGGTCCGCTTCCGCCGCTTCTCCGAGGAGCTGGCGGACCTGGTCGTCGCGCACGGCGGATCACTGAGCGGGGAACACGGCGACGGCCAGGCCCGAGCCGAACTGCTCCCACGCATGTACGGAGACGAACTGGTCGCCCTCTTCGCCCGGTTCAAGAACATCTGGGACCCGTACGGCGGCATGAACCCCGGCATCCTCACCCACCCCGCCCGGATCGACGAGAACCTCCGCTTCGAGGTGCTGCCGAAGCGCCCTGTGGACGTCACGTTCGGCTACCCGCACGACGGCGGAGACTTCTCCGCGGCGGTACGCAGATGCGTGGGCGTCGCCAAATGCCGTACGGCGGAGCCGGCGGGCGCGGGCGTGATGTGCCCGTCGTTCCGGGCGACCGGCGAGGAGGCCCACTCCACCCGCGGCCGGGCCCGCCTGCTGCACGAGATGCTGGCGGGCGAGGTGATCACGGACGGCTGGCGGTCGACGGAGGTGCGCGACGCGCTCGATCTCTGCCTGTCCTGCAAGGGCTGCCGCAGCGACTGCCCGGTGGGTGTCGACATGGCCACGTACAAAGCGGAGTTCCTGCACCACCACTACCGGGGGCGGCTGCGCCCCGCCGCCCACTACGCGATGGGACGGCTGCCGGTCTGGCTGCGTGCGGCGGCCCCGTTCGCACCTGCCCTGAACGCCCTGGCCCGGGTCCGCCCGCTGGCGGCCCTGGCCAAACGGCTGGCGGGCATCGCTCCCGAGCGGACGCTTCCGGTGCTGGCGCGGGAGACGTTCACCCGGTGGGTCCGGCGGCACCGGGGCAGGGAGGCGGTGATCCCGCCGGGCGACCGGGCGGTCGGTCTCTGGCCCGACACCTTCACCAACCACCTCTCGCCCGAGGTGGGGCGGGCGGCGGTCCGGGTCCTGGAGGCGGCGGGCCGAAGACCTCTGCTGCCCGGCCGCGGGCTGTGCTGCGGCCTCACATACGTGTCCACGGGCCAGCTCGACAAGGCCCGCAGGGTCATGCGCCGGACCCTGGACCGGATGGGCGTCCACCTCGGCGACCCGCTCGTCGTCCTCGAACCGAGCTGCGCCGCGACTCTCCGCACGGACCTGCCCGAACTCCTCCCCGACGACCCCCGCGCGGCCGAACTCGCGCGTTCGGTAAGGACGTTGGCGCAGTACCTGGAGGAGTACGCCCCCGACTGGCAACCACCCCGCCTGGACCGCCCGGCCACCGGCCAGACCCACTGCCACCAGCACGCGGTCCTGGGCGACACGGCGGACCGCCGTCTGCGCGAACGGGCCGGACTGACCGGTGAGTTGAACGGCGGCTGCTGCGGACTGGCCGGAAACTTCGGCTTCGAGCGGGGTCACTGGGCGGTGTCGGCGGCCTGCGCGGAGGAGGCCCTGTTGCCATCGGTACGGGCCGCGGAGCCCGGTACGGAGTTCCTGGCGGACGGCTTCTCCTGCCGGACCCAGCTGGAGCAACTGGGCGGTGTGAGGGCGAGACATCTGGCGGAGGTACTTGCGGAGGGCCTGCCTCCCGAATTGGGCACTTCCTGCGGCTGA
- a CDS encoding sensor histidine kinase: protein MSPSSRPTALALLISLAVTGSLCLWAVVAAPDSVRTALAWGAGASAVLLSAAVAAAVHARATANRLRARLATETQRFTGEISRLVSASAAEGQRFTAETARIKGAAEAETARITSQAAADTERLTAEVERLTARAARSDTERSAAVAACANAAGRMQALATSMLADLREMEHRHAAEDVLGDLLHLDHRTAQAGRLADSIAVLTGARSGRRWAKPIVMESILRGAMGRISGYQRVRLHSTSDVAVAGHAAEGVMHALAELLDNAANFSPPTAEVHVYVEEVPAGIVLTVEDSGLVMSEVQLRRAERAVSATDHDLTGLSGTRLGLAVVGRLARKHGLTVSFRPSARGGTGALLMLPQELLTRAPVPVPVPEPTPQPTPRPASEPTSESRPEPEPTHETAAATATEAVPASSDSPASETTGHLPRFGESGLPKRPRGRTLAAAEARTHAGGATATPRPRTADPKEQAARFSSFRQAVRANSPHPEEGNTR from the coding sequence TTGAGCCCCTCATCCCGGCCGACCGCACTGGCCCTGCTGATATCACTGGCCGTCACCGGATCCCTGTGCCTGTGGGCGGTCGTCGCCGCCCCCGACTCGGTACGGACCGCGCTGGCCTGGGGGGCGGGTGCCTCCGCCGTGCTGCTGTCCGCCGCCGTGGCCGCCGCCGTCCATGCTCGCGCCACCGCGAACCGGTTGCGCGCCCGTCTCGCGACGGAGACCCAGCGGTTCACCGGCGAGATCAGCCGGCTCGTCTCCGCCTCCGCGGCCGAGGGCCAGCGGTTCACCGCCGAGACCGCTCGGATCAAGGGCGCCGCCGAGGCCGAGACCGCACGGATCACCTCGCAGGCCGCCGCCGATACCGAACGGCTCACCGCCGAGGTCGAGCGGCTCACCGCCCGCGCGGCCCGCAGCGACACCGAGCGTTCCGCCGCGGTCGCCGCCTGCGCGAACGCCGCGGGCCGGATGCAGGCCCTGGCCACCAGCATGCTCGCCGACCTGCGCGAGATGGAGCACCGGCACGCCGCCGAGGACGTGCTCGGCGATCTGCTCCATCTGGACCACCGCACCGCCCAGGCGGGCCGGCTCGCCGACTCCATCGCCGTGCTGACCGGCGCCCGCTCCGGACGGCGCTGGGCGAAGCCGATCGTGATGGAGTCGATCCTGCGCGGCGCGATGGGCCGGATCAGCGGCTATCAGCGGGTACGTCTCCACTCGACCAGCGATGTCGCGGTCGCCGGCCACGCCGCCGAGGGCGTCATGCACGCCCTCGCCGAACTCCTCGACAACGCCGCCAACTTCTCGCCGCCCACGGCGGAGGTCCATGTGTACGTCGAGGAGGTGCCGGCCGGCATCGTCCTGACCGTCGAGGACAGCGGCCTGGTCATGAGCGAGGTCCAGCTGCGCCGCGCCGAGCGCGCGGTGTCGGCCACCGACCACGACCTGACGGGTCTTTCCGGCACCCGGCTCGGCCTCGCCGTCGTCGGCCGGCTGGCCCGTAAGCACGGTCTGACCGTGTCGTTCCGGCCGTCCGCGCGCGGCGGCACGGGCGCCCTGTTGATGCTTCCGCAGGAGCTCCTCACCCGGGCCCCGGTCCCGGTCCCGGTCCCTGAGCCGACGCCCCAGCCGACGCCCCGGCCGGCATCCGAGCCGACGTCCGAGTCGAGGCCCGAGCCGGAGCCCACGCACGAAACGGCTGCCGCGACGGCGACGGAAGCCGTCCCCGCCTCCTCGGACTCCCCCGCGTCCGAGACCACCGGCCACCTCCCCCGGTTCGGCGAGAGCGGACTCCCCAAGCGCCCCCGCGGCCGCACCCTCGCCGCCGCCGAGGCCCGTACCCACGCGGGCGGTGCCACCGCAACTCCCCGGCCCCGTACCGCCGACCCCAAGGAACAGGCAGCCCGCTTCAGCAGCTTCCGCCAGGCTGTTCGGGCCAACTCCCCGCACCCGGAAGAAGGCAACACCCGATGA
- a CDS encoding roadblock/LC7 domain-containing protein, translating to MTATTDEKLNWLLEGLLERTPGTRHALVLSRDGLKLCRTPELSVDQADQLAAISAGIQSLSHGASVEFGDGTGGVRSAMAEFYGGVLFIVEAGAGAHLAVVASDEADVGLIGHNMSELVEQLGEHLSAPPRSPSATEAGAADATASV from the coding sequence ATGACCGCGACCACCGACGAGAAGCTCAACTGGCTGCTGGAGGGGCTCCTGGAGCGCACCCCCGGCACCCGCCACGCCCTCGTCCTGTCCAGGGACGGCCTCAAGCTGTGCCGCACCCCCGAGCTCTCCGTCGATCAGGCCGATCAGCTGGCCGCGATCTCCGCCGGTATCCAGAGCCTGTCGCACGGCGCGTCCGTCGAGTTCGGTGACGGCACCGGCGGCGTACGGTCCGCGATGGCCGAGTTCTACGGCGGTGTGCTGTTCATCGTCGAGGCGGGCGCGGGCGCCCATCTCGCGGTCGTCGCGTCCGATGAGGCCGACGTCGGCCTCATCGGCCACAACATGAGCGAACTCGTCGAGCAGCTCGGCGAGCACCTCAGCGCCCCGCCGCGCTCCCCCTCGGCCACCGAGGCCGGCGCAGCCGACGCGACCGCATCCGTATGA
- a CDS encoding DUF742 domain-containing protein, translating into MTRPRPGRDDAPDRLYTLTGGRSRSDSDAFDLVTLVVSECEPAPGMQSEHVTILRMCTRPTAVVEIAASLGLPVSIVRIMLSDLLDTGRISARHPRTARVADRLPDPDILEQVLVGLRNL; encoded by the coding sequence ATGACTCGCCCCCGCCCCGGCCGGGACGACGCGCCGGACCGGCTGTACACCCTCACCGGTGGCCGCAGCCGGTCCGATTCGGACGCGTTCGACCTGGTGACGCTGGTGGTCTCCGAGTGCGAGCCGGCCCCCGGCATGCAGTCGGAGCACGTCACGATCCTGCGGATGTGCACGAGGCCCACCGCGGTCGTGGAGATCGCGGCGAGCCTCGGCCTGCCTGTCAGCATCGTCCGGATCATGCTGTCCGATCTGCTGGACACCGGCCGGATCAGCGCCCGTCACCCCCGTACCGCCCGTGTCGCGGACCGGCTCCCCGACCCCGACATCCTGGAACAGGTGCTCGTTGGACTCCGCAACCTCTGA
- a CDS encoding GTP-binding protein — translation MDSATSDRAALQATADNGLKIVVVGGFGVGKTTMVRSVSEIRPLNTEETMTSAGEAVDHLDGVQSKTSTTVAFDFGRISLDERSVLYLFGAPGQERFWFLWDRLFSGTLGAVVLVDTRRLADSWYAIDRLEHHGTPFIVACNDFGGPLHTEQQIREALDLSDDVPLVECDARDRSSSKYVLITLVEYLHALSQGKASATSADRPEITPEKTPEPTS, via the coding sequence TTGGACTCCGCAACCTCTGACCGTGCCGCCTTGCAGGCGACGGCCGACAACGGACTGAAGATCGTCGTCGTCGGCGGCTTCGGTGTCGGCAAGACCACCATGGTCCGATCCGTCAGCGAGATCCGTCCGCTGAACACGGAAGAGACCATGACCAGCGCGGGCGAGGCCGTCGACCATCTCGACGGTGTGCAGTCGAAGACGTCCACGACCGTGGCCTTCGACTTCGGCCGGATCTCGCTCGACGAACGCTCGGTGCTGTACCTCTTCGGCGCCCCCGGTCAGGAACGGTTCTGGTTCCTGTGGGACCGGCTGTTCTCGGGCACGCTCGGCGCCGTCGTCCTCGTCGACACCCGCAGGCTCGCCGACTCCTGGTACGCGATCGACCGCCTGGAGCACCACGGCACGCCGTTCATCGTGGCGTGCAACGACTTCGGCGGCCCGCTCCACACCGAACAGCAGATACGGGAGGCGCTCGACCTCTCGGACGACGTACCCCTGGTGGAGTGCGACGCCCGGGACCGTTCGTCCAGCAAGTACGTACTGATCACGCTGGTCGAGTACCTGCATGCCCTGTCGCAGGGCAAGGCCTCCGCCACGTCCGCCGACCGTCCGGAGATCACGCCGGAGAAGACCCCGGAGCCCACCTCGTGA